From Mustelus asterias chromosome 19, sMusAst1.hap1.1, whole genome shotgun sequence, one genomic window encodes:
- the kank2 gene encoding KN motif and ankyrin repeat domain-containing protein 2 isoform X3, whose translation MAEVLQMKTSFPGKVNLSAGSNVKDKDQTLPYSVETPYGFHLDLDFVKYVDDIEKGNTIKKVHIHRKPRGCSYTGSWWTSTESLCSNASADSRRSSVSYCGRSMYAPACSFSGGYNRPPPLLPGSYNARVEKTLLETKRRLEEEPLGCGEGRRPRYTSLSSLHSSVAGSTSSLAGTGLQSQSSTRLSSFNGSQSAPCGQFTPLSSGLVTPSTPNPTHLHNIREQMAVALRRLRELEDQVKIVPVLQVKISVLQEEKRQLSVQLKSQKFLGHSMGFWPQKSLSGPSKPKGELYIDIPEEESVQGKVELPRSPSLKKSSLDNIVKLENENSIQSKDPRPSSFGTEPSSRVKVANGSPAQVRSVGVWVREKDLGISPSTLQLEVEHYRHVTELLTKKIAMLEKRLQESTKELEATHQSIEGHRKEMTDKRQQAEISAAASAGGAIPAWSKQPPDQGRTWRAAPEADPQSQPLMGKRGDIAPGGGRKERFIELVPQRSVGVQVSHFGYSLSEQACKDLAQSSGQPQFVHPQGTPKQMPHSKVDVVQAAPSSSRHPASMTAPPANTSGSGVRSGGEMAVGEETMGPSSDTPFKEVAAKVVTCTIVTTLASTCEEVNSVMTTAKSVKQAKSGPSGAELREAVEQLTQASREDQKADPAASSGQSLRVTEAPRYVMASNVYSSVATLPTLKAAPHQHQPTETGCPASVRQEASVLSEDDSTRPVSPQGTQLKSIMKKERGASPESPPAKKSLQFIGVNGGYESTSSEESSSESSSSESDDESTESDYHEASERLPGEHTEKAEGKGTRPGTVQQSEQTHGATVLETKSVRTSTETVQETESAQIPAATVQKTESLQVPAEALQATLTMGTPAETVLETESVQIPAEGVQKTKKTVLETKSVQIPAEGVQLPAEAVLETKSVHIPAEGAPISAQHSGRSERVEQVQNVASEECLKEMAQRMEEATVKKRVEKPEKVQHEKMSSVKEANISTFELTEGLVSACVTLQKHLNHPDRFTNKEVRVSYLKVQQEWLLVSSPKTAEPEVVRRYLAVFKAMSPNLLELIVNMADGNGNTALHYTVSHSNFPIVRLLLDTGACCLDKQNKAGYTAIMLASLAALQSDSDMQTVTQLFRLGNVNAKASQAGQTALMLAVSHGRAEMVKALLVCGADVSIQDDDGSTALMCACEHGHAEIVKLLLEMPGCDVTLADNDGSTALSIAVESGQKEIAALLYNHLNRSKDARSSSPAPPGPTHTQAQPSSSQAHQ comes from the exons GCCCTACTCTGTGGAAACTCCCTATGGTTTCCATCTGGACCTGGACTTTGTGAAGTACGTAGATGACATCGAGAAGGGGAACACAATAAAGAAGGTTCACATCCACCGGAAGCCAAGGGGTTGCAGCTACACGGGGTCCTGGTGGACATCCACTGAATCACTCTGCTCCAATGCCAGCGCTGACAGCAGGCGTTCCTCTGTCTCGTACTGCGGCCGGAGCATGTACGCCCCCGCCTGCAGCTTTTCCGGGGGCTACAACAGGCCACCACCACTGCTGCCCGGCAGTTACAACGCAAGGGTGGAAAAGACCCTGCTGGAAACCAAGAGGCGGCTGGAAGAGGAGCCCCTGGGGTGCGGGGAGGGCAGAAGGCCACGCTACACCAGCCTGAGCAGCCTGCACAGCAGCGTGGCAGGCTCCACCAGCTCCCTGGCCGGAACGGGCCTACAGAGCCAGTCGTCCACTAGGTTGTCCTCCTTCAATGGGTCGCAGAGCGCTCCCTGTGGGCAGTTCACTCCCCTTAGCTCGGGCCTGGTGACGCCCTCCACCCCGAACCCGACTCACCTGCACAACATCCGGGAGCAGATGGCCGTGGCTCTGCGGAGACTGCGGGAGCTGGAGGACCAAGTCAAGATAGTTCCTGTTCTTCAGGTGAAAATCTCTGTCCTTCAAGAAGAGAAGAGGCAACTCAGCGTCCAGCTGAAGAGTCAGAAGTTCCTCGGCCACAGCATGGGCTTTTGGCCACAGAAATCACTGAGTGGGCCCAGCAAGCCCAAAGGGGAGCTTTACATTGACATACCAGAAGAGGAGAGCGTCCAGGGCAAAGTAGAACTGCCTCGATCTCCAAGCCTCAAGAAATCGTCACTGGATAATATCGTGAAACTTGAAAATGAAAACTCCATCCAATCCAAAGACCCCAGGCCAAGCAGTTTTGGAACTGAGCCGAGTTCAAGGGTCAAAGTGGCAAACGGAAGCccggctcaagtcaggagtgtgggcgTTTGGGTGAGAGAGAAGGACCTAGGAATATCCCCCTCAACACTACAGCTAGAGGTGGAACACTACCGTCACGTCACTGAGCTACTAACCAAGAAGATTGCGATGCTGGAGAAGCGGCTGCAGGAAAGCACCAAAGAGCTGGAGGCCACTCACCAGAGCATTGAGGGCCACAGGAAAGAGATGACGGATAAAAGGCAACAGGCTGAAATCTCGGCAGCGGCTAGTGCCGGAGGAGCAATCCCGGCCTGGTCAAAGCAGCCACCCGACCAAGGCAGGACCTGGAGAGCTGCCCCGGAGGCAGATCCCCAATCTCAACCACTCATGGGCAAAAGGGGAGACATTGCCCCAGGCGGGGGCAGGAAGGAGCGCTTCATTGAGCTGGTCCCGCAACGGTCAGTGGGCGTGCAAGTTAGCCATTTTGGATATTCTCTTAGCGAGCAGGCATGCAAGGATCTGGCTCAGAGCAGCGGGCAGCCACAGTTCGTGCACCCGCAGGGGACACCCAAGCAGATGCCGCACTCGAAGGTGGACGTAGTCCAGGCAGCACCCAGCAGCAGTCGCCACCCTGCCAGCATGACCGCGCCACCTGCAAACACATCGGGCAGCGGTGTGCGCAGTGGAGGCGAGATGGCAGTGGGCGAGGAGACAATGGGGCCCAGCTCCGACACACCATTTAAGGAGGTGGCGGCCAAGGTGGTGACCTGCACCATTGTAACGACGCTCGCGTCCACCTGCGAGGAGGTGAACTCGGTAATGACCACAGCAAAGAGTGTGAAGCAGGCCAAGTCGGGTCCGAGCGGGGCAGAGCTACGGGAAGCTGTAGAGCAACTCACACAAG CCTCTCGAGAAGACCAGAAAGCTGATCCCGCTGCCTCCTCTGGACAGTCACTCCGTGTCACTGAGGCTCCTCGGTATGTTATGGCTTCCAATGTTTATAGTTCTGTGGCGACGCTCCCCACACTAAAAGCAGCACCCCACCAGCACCAACCCACAGAGACAGGGTGTCCGGCTTCGGTGAGACAGGAAGCTTCCGTCCTGTCTGAGGATGACTCGACAAGGCCAG tttccccacagGGAACACAACTCAAGTCCATCATGAAAAAGGAGAGAGGAGCAAGTCCTGAAAGTCCTCCAGCAAAGAAGAGCCTTCAGTTTATCGGAGTGAATGGCGG ATACGAGTCAACGTCTTCTGAAGAATCCAGTTCGGAGAGTTCATCAAGTGAGTCGGATGATGAAAGCACGGAGAGTGATTACCATGAGGCCAGTGAGAGGCTCCCAGGAGAACACACAGAGAAAGCAGAGGGCAAGGGCACTCGACCAGGGACTGTGCAGCAATCCGAGCAGACACATGGAGCGACTGTGCTGGAAACTAAGAGTGTGCGGACATCCACAGAGACTGTGCAGGAGACTGAGAGTGCGCAGATACCAGCAGCAACTGTACAGAAAACCGAAAGTTTGCAGGTACCAGCAGAAGCTCTGCAGGCAACTCTTACCATGGGAACTCCAGCAGAGACTGTACTGGAAACTGAGAGTGTGCAGATACCAGCAGAGGGTGTGCAGAAAACCAAGA AGACTGTACTGGAAACTAAGAGTGTGCAGATACCAGCAGAGGGTGTGCAGTTACCAGCAGAGGCTGTACTGGAAACTAAGAGTGTGCATATACCAGCAGAGGGTGCGCCGATATCAGCACAGCACTCCGGAAGGTCAGAAAGGGTGGAACAGGTTCAGAATGTAGCGAGCGAGGAATGTTTGAAGGAGATGGCGCAGAGAATGGAAGAGGCAACAGTGAAGAAGAGAGTGGAGAAACCAGAAAAGGTCCAACATGAGAAAATGAGTTCAGTGAAGGAAGCCAACATCAGCAC GTTTGAGTTGACTGAGGGCTTGGTGTCAGCCTGTGTGACCCTGCAGAAACACCTGAATCACCCAGACCGGTTCACAAACAAAGAAGTG AGAGTAAGCTACCTCAAGGTTCAGCAGGAGTGGCTTTTGGTGTCCAGCCCAAAGACAGCGGAGCCTGAGGTGGTGCGTCGGTATCTGGCTGTGTTCAAGGCAATGTCCCCAAATCTACTGGAACTGATAGTCAACATGGCCGATGGCAACGGAAACACAGCCCTTCATTATACCGTCTCTCACTCCAACTTCCCCATCGTCAGGTTGCTGCTAGACACAG GCGCCTGCTGTTTGGATAAGCAGAACAAGGCTGGCTACACGGCCATCATGCTGGCTTCACTCGCTGCCCTCCAGTCCGACAGCGACATGCAGACCGTCACACAGCTCTTCCGCCTCGGCAATGTCAACGCTAAAGCCAGCCAG GCCGGTCAGACAGCACTGATGTTGGCGGTCAGCCACGGGCGGGCAGAGATGGTGAAGGCCCTGTTGGTGTGCGGGGCGGACGTCAGCATCCAGGACGACGATGGATCGACGGCACTGATGTGCGCCTGTGAGCACGGTCATGCGGAGATTGTCAAGCTCCTGTTGGAGATGCCAGGCTGTGACGTCACCCTGGCGGACAAT
- the kank2 gene encoding KN motif and ankyrin repeat domain-containing protein 2 isoform X2, whose product MAEVLQMKTSFPGKVNLSAGSNVKDKDQTLPYSVETPYGFHLDLDFVKYVDDIEKGNTIKKVHIHRKPRGCSYTGSWWTSTESLCSNASADSRRSSVSYCGRSMYAPACSFSGGYNRPPPLLPGSYNARVEKTLLETKRRLEEEPLGCGEGRRPRYTSLSSLHSSVAGSTSSLAGTGLQSQSSTRLSSFNGSQSAPCGQFTPLSSGLVTPSTPNPTHLHNIREQMAVALRRLRELEDQVKIVPVLQVKISVLQEEKRQLSVQLKSQKFLGHSMGFWPQKSLSGPSKPKGELYIDIPEEESVQGKVELPRSPSLKKSSLDNIVKLENENSIQSKDPRPSSFGTEPSSRVKVANGSPAQVRSVGVWVREKDLGISPSTLQLEVEHYRHVTELLTKKIAMLEKRLQESTKELEATHQSIEGHRKEMTDKRQQAEISAAASAGGAIPAWSKQPPDQGRTWRAAPEADPQSQPLMGKRGDIAPGGGRKERFIELVPQRSVGVQVSHFGYSLSEQACKDLAQSSGQPQFVHPQGTPKQMPHSKVDVVQAAPSSSRHPASMTAPPANTSGSGVRSGGEMAVGEETMGPSSDTPFKEVAAKVVTCTIVTTLASTCEEVNSVMTTAKSVKQAKSGPSGAELREAVEQLTQASREDQKADPAASSGQSLRVTEAPRYVMASNVYSSVATLPTLKAAPHQHQPTETGCPASVRQEASVLSEDDSTRPVSPQGTQLKSIMKKERGASPESPPAKKSLQFIGVNGGYESTSSEESSSESSSSESDDESTESDYHEASERLPGEHTEKAEGKGTRPGTVQQSEQTHGATVLETKSVRTSTETVQETESAQIPAATVQKTESLQVPAEALQATLTMGTPAETVLETESVQIPAEGVQKTKSVWTPAETLQATLTIGNPTKTVLETESVQIPAECVQIPAECVQIPAEGVQLPAETVMETKSVQIPAETVLETAEAVLETKSVHIPAEGAPISAQHSGRSERVEQVQNVASEECLKEMAQRMEEATVKKRVEKPEKVQHEKMSSVKEANISTFELTEGLVSACVTLQKHLNHPDRFTNKEVRVSYLKVQQEWLLVSSPKTAEPEVVRRYLAVFKAMSPNLLELIVNMADGNGNTALHYTVSHSNFPIVRLLLDTGACCLDKQNKAGYTAIMLASLAALQSDSDMQTVTQLFRLGNVNAKASQAGQTALMLAVSHGRAEMVKALLVCGADVSIQDDDGSTALMCACEHGHAEIVKLLLEMPGCDVTLADNDGSTALSIAVESGQKEIAALLYNHLNRSKDARSSSPAPPGPTHTQAQPSSSQAHQ is encoded by the exons GCCCTACTCTGTGGAAACTCCCTATGGTTTCCATCTGGACCTGGACTTTGTGAAGTACGTAGATGACATCGAGAAGGGGAACACAATAAAGAAGGTTCACATCCACCGGAAGCCAAGGGGTTGCAGCTACACGGGGTCCTGGTGGACATCCACTGAATCACTCTGCTCCAATGCCAGCGCTGACAGCAGGCGTTCCTCTGTCTCGTACTGCGGCCGGAGCATGTACGCCCCCGCCTGCAGCTTTTCCGGGGGCTACAACAGGCCACCACCACTGCTGCCCGGCAGTTACAACGCAAGGGTGGAAAAGACCCTGCTGGAAACCAAGAGGCGGCTGGAAGAGGAGCCCCTGGGGTGCGGGGAGGGCAGAAGGCCACGCTACACCAGCCTGAGCAGCCTGCACAGCAGCGTGGCAGGCTCCACCAGCTCCCTGGCCGGAACGGGCCTACAGAGCCAGTCGTCCACTAGGTTGTCCTCCTTCAATGGGTCGCAGAGCGCTCCCTGTGGGCAGTTCACTCCCCTTAGCTCGGGCCTGGTGACGCCCTCCACCCCGAACCCGACTCACCTGCACAACATCCGGGAGCAGATGGCCGTGGCTCTGCGGAGACTGCGGGAGCTGGAGGACCAAGTCAAGATAGTTCCTGTTCTTCAGGTGAAAATCTCTGTCCTTCAAGAAGAGAAGAGGCAACTCAGCGTCCAGCTGAAGAGTCAGAAGTTCCTCGGCCACAGCATGGGCTTTTGGCCACAGAAATCACTGAGTGGGCCCAGCAAGCCCAAAGGGGAGCTTTACATTGACATACCAGAAGAGGAGAGCGTCCAGGGCAAAGTAGAACTGCCTCGATCTCCAAGCCTCAAGAAATCGTCACTGGATAATATCGTGAAACTTGAAAATGAAAACTCCATCCAATCCAAAGACCCCAGGCCAAGCAGTTTTGGAACTGAGCCGAGTTCAAGGGTCAAAGTGGCAAACGGAAGCccggctcaagtcaggagtgtgggcgTTTGGGTGAGAGAGAAGGACCTAGGAATATCCCCCTCAACACTACAGCTAGAGGTGGAACACTACCGTCACGTCACTGAGCTACTAACCAAGAAGATTGCGATGCTGGAGAAGCGGCTGCAGGAAAGCACCAAAGAGCTGGAGGCCACTCACCAGAGCATTGAGGGCCACAGGAAAGAGATGACGGATAAAAGGCAACAGGCTGAAATCTCGGCAGCGGCTAGTGCCGGAGGAGCAATCCCGGCCTGGTCAAAGCAGCCACCCGACCAAGGCAGGACCTGGAGAGCTGCCCCGGAGGCAGATCCCCAATCTCAACCACTCATGGGCAAAAGGGGAGACATTGCCCCAGGCGGGGGCAGGAAGGAGCGCTTCATTGAGCTGGTCCCGCAACGGTCAGTGGGCGTGCAAGTTAGCCATTTTGGATATTCTCTTAGCGAGCAGGCATGCAAGGATCTGGCTCAGAGCAGCGGGCAGCCACAGTTCGTGCACCCGCAGGGGACACCCAAGCAGATGCCGCACTCGAAGGTGGACGTAGTCCAGGCAGCACCCAGCAGCAGTCGCCACCCTGCCAGCATGACCGCGCCACCTGCAAACACATCGGGCAGCGGTGTGCGCAGTGGAGGCGAGATGGCAGTGGGCGAGGAGACAATGGGGCCCAGCTCCGACACACCATTTAAGGAGGTGGCGGCCAAGGTGGTGACCTGCACCATTGTAACGACGCTCGCGTCCACCTGCGAGGAGGTGAACTCGGTAATGACCACAGCAAAGAGTGTGAAGCAGGCCAAGTCGGGTCCGAGCGGGGCAGAGCTACGGGAAGCTGTAGAGCAACTCACACAAG CCTCTCGAGAAGACCAGAAAGCTGATCCCGCTGCCTCCTCTGGACAGTCACTCCGTGTCACTGAGGCTCCTCGGTATGTTATGGCTTCCAATGTTTATAGTTCTGTGGCGACGCTCCCCACACTAAAAGCAGCACCCCACCAGCACCAACCCACAGAGACAGGGTGTCCGGCTTCGGTGAGACAGGAAGCTTCCGTCCTGTCTGAGGATGACTCGACAAGGCCAG tttccccacagGGAACACAACTCAAGTCCATCATGAAAAAGGAGAGAGGAGCAAGTCCTGAAAGTCCTCCAGCAAAGAAGAGCCTTCAGTTTATCGGAGTGAATGGCGG ATACGAGTCAACGTCTTCTGAAGAATCCAGTTCGGAGAGTTCATCAAGTGAGTCGGATGATGAAAGCACGGAGAGTGATTACCATGAGGCCAGTGAGAGGCTCCCAGGAGAACACACAGAGAAAGCAGAGGGCAAGGGCACTCGACCAGGGACTGTGCAGCAATCCGAGCAGACACATGGAGCGACTGTGCTGGAAACTAAGAGTGTGCGGACATCCACAGAGACTGTGCAGGAGACTGAGAGTGCGCAGATACCAGCAGCAACTGTACAGAAAACCGAAAGTTTGCAGGTACCAGCAGAAGCTCTGCAGGCAACTCTTACCATGGGAACTCCAGCAGAGACTGTACTGGAAACTGAGAGTGTGCAGATACCAGCAGAGGGTGTGCAGAAAACCAAGAGTGTGTGGACACCAGCAGAAACTCTGCAGGCGACTCTTACCATAGGAAATCCAACAAAGACTGTACTGGAAACCGAGAGTGTGCAGATACCAGCAGAGTGTGTGCAGATACCAGCAGAGTGTGTGCAGATACCAGCAGAGGGTGTGCAGTTACCAGCAGAGACTGTAATGGAAACTAAGAGTGTGCAGATACCAGCAGAGACTGTACTGGAAA CAGCAGAGGCTGTACTGGAAACTAAGAGTGTGCATATACCAGCAGAGGGTGCGCCGATATCAGCACAGCACTCCGGAAGGTCAGAAAGGGTGGAACAGGTTCAGAATGTAGCGAGCGAGGAATGTTTGAAGGAGATGGCGCAGAGAATGGAAGAGGCAACAGTGAAGAAGAGAGTGGAGAAACCAGAAAAGGTCCAACATGAGAAAATGAGTTCAGTGAAGGAAGCCAACATCAGCAC GTTTGAGTTGACTGAGGGCTTGGTGTCAGCCTGTGTGACCCTGCAGAAACACCTGAATCACCCAGACCGGTTCACAAACAAAGAAGTG AGAGTAAGCTACCTCAAGGTTCAGCAGGAGTGGCTTTTGGTGTCCAGCCCAAAGACAGCGGAGCCTGAGGTGGTGCGTCGGTATCTGGCTGTGTTCAAGGCAATGTCCCCAAATCTACTGGAACTGATAGTCAACATGGCCGATGGCAACGGAAACACAGCCCTTCATTATACCGTCTCTCACTCCAACTTCCCCATCGTCAGGTTGCTGCTAGACACAG GCGCCTGCTGTTTGGATAAGCAGAACAAGGCTGGCTACACGGCCATCATGCTGGCTTCACTCGCTGCCCTCCAGTCCGACAGCGACATGCAGACCGTCACACAGCTCTTCCGCCTCGGCAATGTCAACGCTAAAGCCAGCCAG GCCGGTCAGACAGCACTGATGTTGGCGGTCAGCCACGGGCGGGCAGAGATGGTGAAGGCCCTGTTGGTGTGCGGGGCGGACGTCAGCATCCAGGACGACGATGGATCGACGGCACTGATGTGCGCCTGTGAGCACGGTCATGCGGAGATTGTCAAGCTCCTGTTGGAGATGCCAGGCTGTGACGTCACCCTGGCGGACAAT
- the kank2 gene encoding KN motif and ankyrin repeat domain-containing protein 2 isoform X1 gives MAEVLQMKTSFPGKVNLSAGSNVKDKDQTLPYSVETPYGFHLDLDFVKYVDDIEKGNTIKKVHIHRKPRGCSYTGSWWTSTESLCSNASADSRRSSVSYCGRSMYAPACSFSGGYNRPPPLLPGSYNARVEKTLLETKRRLEEEPLGCGEGRRPRYTSLSSLHSSVAGSTSSLAGTGLQSQSSTRLSSFNGSQSAPCGQFTPLSSGLVTPSTPNPTHLHNIREQMAVALRRLRELEDQVKIVPVLQVKISVLQEEKRQLSVQLKSQKFLGHSMGFWPQKSLSGPSKPKGELYIDIPEEESVQGKVELPRSPSLKKSSLDNIVKLENENSIQSKDPRPSSFGTEPSSRVKVANGSPAQVRSVGVWVREKDLGISPSTLQLEVEHYRHVTELLTKKIAMLEKRLQESTKELEATHQSIEGHRKEMTDKRQQAEISAAASAGGAIPAWSKQPPDQGRTWRAAPEADPQSQPLMGKRGDIAPGGGRKERFIELVPQRSVGVQVSHFGYSLSEQACKDLAQSSGQPQFVHPQGTPKQMPHSKVDVVQAAPSSSRHPASMTAPPANTSGSGVRSGGEMAVGEETMGPSSDTPFKEVAAKVVTCTIVTTLASTCEEVNSVMTTAKSVKQAKSGPSGAELREAVEQLTQASREDQKADPAASSGQSLRVTEAPRYVMASNVYSSVATLPTLKAAPHQHQPTETGCPASVRQEASVLSEDDSTRPVSPQGTQLKSIMKKERGASPESPPAKKSLQFIGVNGGYESTSSEESSSESSSSESDDESTESDYHEASERLPGEHTEKAEGKGTRPGTVQQSEQTHGATVLETKSVRTSTETVQETESAQIPAATVQKTESLQVPAEALQATLTMGTPAETVLETESVQIPAEGVQKTKSVWTPAETLQATLTIGNPTKTVLETESVQIPAECVQIPAECVQIPAEGVQLPAETVMETKSVQIPAETVLETKSVQIPAEGVQLPAEAVLETKSVHIPAEGAPISAQHSGRSERVEQVQNVASEECLKEMAQRMEEATVKKRVEKPEKVQHEKMSSVKEANISTFELTEGLVSACVTLQKHLNHPDRFTNKEVRVSYLKVQQEWLLVSSPKTAEPEVVRRYLAVFKAMSPNLLELIVNMADGNGNTALHYTVSHSNFPIVRLLLDTGACCLDKQNKAGYTAIMLASLAALQSDSDMQTVTQLFRLGNVNAKASQAGQTALMLAVSHGRAEMVKALLVCGADVSIQDDDGSTALMCACEHGHAEIVKLLLEMPGCDVTLADNDGSTALSIAVESGQKEIAALLYNHLNRSKDARSSSPAPPGPTHTQAQPSSSQAHQ, from the exons GCCCTACTCTGTGGAAACTCCCTATGGTTTCCATCTGGACCTGGACTTTGTGAAGTACGTAGATGACATCGAGAAGGGGAACACAATAAAGAAGGTTCACATCCACCGGAAGCCAAGGGGTTGCAGCTACACGGGGTCCTGGTGGACATCCACTGAATCACTCTGCTCCAATGCCAGCGCTGACAGCAGGCGTTCCTCTGTCTCGTACTGCGGCCGGAGCATGTACGCCCCCGCCTGCAGCTTTTCCGGGGGCTACAACAGGCCACCACCACTGCTGCCCGGCAGTTACAACGCAAGGGTGGAAAAGACCCTGCTGGAAACCAAGAGGCGGCTGGAAGAGGAGCCCCTGGGGTGCGGGGAGGGCAGAAGGCCACGCTACACCAGCCTGAGCAGCCTGCACAGCAGCGTGGCAGGCTCCACCAGCTCCCTGGCCGGAACGGGCCTACAGAGCCAGTCGTCCACTAGGTTGTCCTCCTTCAATGGGTCGCAGAGCGCTCCCTGTGGGCAGTTCACTCCCCTTAGCTCGGGCCTGGTGACGCCCTCCACCCCGAACCCGACTCACCTGCACAACATCCGGGAGCAGATGGCCGTGGCTCTGCGGAGACTGCGGGAGCTGGAGGACCAAGTCAAGATAGTTCCTGTTCTTCAGGTGAAAATCTCTGTCCTTCAAGAAGAGAAGAGGCAACTCAGCGTCCAGCTGAAGAGTCAGAAGTTCCTCGGCCACAGCATGGGCTTTTGGCCACAGAAATCACTGAGTGGGCCCAGCAAGCCCAAAGGGGAGCTTTACATTGACATACCAGAAGAGGAGAGCGTCCAGGGCAAAGTAGAACTGCCTCGATCTCCAAGCCTCAAGAAATCGTCACTGGATAATATCGTGAAACTTGAAAATGAAAACTCCATCCAATCCAAAGACCCCAGGCCAAGCAGTTTTGGAACTGAGCCGAGTTCAAGGGTCAAAGTGGCAAACGGAAGCccggctcaagtcaggagtgtgggcgTTTGGGTGAGAGAGAAGGACCTAGGAATATCCCCCTCAACACTACAGCTAGAGGTGGAACACTACCGTCACGTCACTGAGCTACTAACCAAGAAGATTGCGATGCTGGAGAAGCGGCTGCAGGAAAGCACCAAAGAGCTGGAGGCCACTCACCAGAGCATTGAGGGCCACAGGAAAGAGATGACGGATAAAAGGCAACAGGCTGAAATCTCGGCAGCGGCTAGTGCCGGAGGAGCAATCCCGGCCTGGTCAAAGCAGCCACCCGACCAAGGCAGGACCTGGAGAGCTGCCCCGGAGGCAGATCCCCAATCTCAACCACTCATGGGCAAAAGGGGAGACATTGCCCCAGGCGGGGGCAGGAAGGAGCGCTTCATTGAGCTGGTCCCGCAACGGTCAGTGGGCGTGCAAGTTAGCCATTTTGGATATTCTCTTAGCGAGCAGGCATGCAAGGATCTGGCTCAGAGCAGCGGGCAGCCACAGTTCGTGCACCCGCAGGGGACACCCAAGCAGATGCCGCACTCGAAGGTGGACGTAGTCCAGGCAGCACCCAGCAGCAGTCGCCACCCTGCCAGCATGACCGCGCCACCTGCAAACACATCGGGCAGCGGTGTGCGCAGTGGAGGCGAGATGGCAGTGGGCGAGGAGACAATGGGGCCCAGCTCCGACACACCATTTAAGGAGGTGGCGGCCAAGGTGGTGACCTGCACCATTGTAACGACGCTCGCGTCCACCTGCGAGGAGGTGAACTCGGTAATGACCACAGCAAAGAGTGTGAAGCAGGCCAAGTCGGGTCCGAGCGGGGCAGAGCTACGGGAAGCTGTAGAGCAACTCACACAAG CCTCTCGAGAAGACCAGAAAGCTGATCCCGCTGCCTCCTCTGGACAGTCACTCCGTGTCACTGAGGCTCCTCGGTATGTTATGGCTTCCAATGTTTATAGTTCTGTGGCGACGCTCCCCACACTAAAAGCAGCACCCCACCAGCACCAACCCACAGAGACAGGGTGTCCGGCTTCGGTGAGACAGGAAGCTTCCGTCCTGTCTGAGGATGACTCGACAAGGCCAG tttccccacagGGAACACAACTCAAGTCCATCATGAAAAAGGAGAGAGGAGCAAGTCCTGAAAGTCCTCCAGCAAAGAAGAGCCTTCAGTTTATCGGAGTGAATGGCGG ATACGAGTCAACGTCTTCTGAAGAATCCAGTTCGGAGAGTTCATCAAGTGAGTCGGATGATGAAAGCACGGAGAGTGATTACCATGAGGCCAGTGAGAGGCTCCCAGGAGAACACACAGAGAAAGCAGAGGGCAAGGGCACTCGACCAGGGACTGTGCAGCAATCCGAGCAGACACATGGAGCGACTGTGCTGGAAACTAAGAGTGTGCGGACATCCACAGAGACTGTGCAGGAGACTGAGAGTGCGCAGATACCAGCAGCAACTGTACAGAAAACCGAAAGTTTGCAGGTACCAGCAGAAGCTCTGCAGGCAACTCTTACCATGGGAACTCCAGCAGAGACTGTACTGGAAACTGAGAGTGTGCAGATACCAGCAGAGGGTGTGCAGAAAACCAAGAGTGTGTGGACACCAGCAGAAACTCTGCAGGCGACTCTTACCATAGGAAATCCAACAAAGACTGTACTGGAAACCGAGAGTGTGCAGATACCAGCAGAGTGTGTGCAGATACCAGCAGAGTGTGTGCAGATACCAGCAGAGGGTGTGCAGTTACCAGCAGAGACTGTAATGGAAACTAAGAGTGTGCAGATACCAGCAGAGACTGTACTGGAAACTAAGAGTGTGCAGATACCAGCAGAGGGTGTGCAGTTACCAGCAGAGGCTGTACTGGAAACTAAGAGTGTGCATATACCAGCAGAGGGTGCGCCGATATCAGCACAGCACTCCGGAAGGTCAGAAAGGGTGGAACAGGTTCAGAATGTAGCGAGCGAGGAATGTTTGAAGGAGATGGCGCAGAGAATGGAAGAGGCAACAGTGAAGAAGAGAGTGGAGAAACCAGAAAAGGTCCAACATGAGAAAATGAGTTCAGTGAAGGAAGCCAACATCAGCAC GTTTGAGTTGACTGAGGGCTTGGTGTCAGCCTGTGTGACCCTGCAGAAACACCTGAATCACCCAGACCGGTTCACAAACAAAGAAGTG AGAGTAAGCTACCTCAAGGTTCAGCAGGAGTGGCTTTTGGTGTCCAGCCCAAAGACAGCGGAGCCTGAGGTGGTGCGTCGGTATCTGGCTGTGTTCAAGGCAATGTCCCCAAATCTACTGGAACTGATAGTCAACATGGCCGATGGCAACGGAAACACAGCCCTTCATTATACCGTCTCTCACTCCAACTTCCCCATCGTCAGGTTGCTGCTAGACACAG GCGCCTGCTGTTTGGATAAGCAGAACAAGGCTGGCTACACGGCCATCATGCTGGCTTCACTCGCTGCCCTCCAGTCCGACAGCGACATGCAGACCGTCACACAGCTCTTCCGCCTCGGCAATGTCAACGCTAAAGCCAGCCAG GCCGGTCAGACAGCACTGATGTTGGCGGTCAGCCACGGGCGGGCAGAGATGGTGAAGGCCCTGTTGGTGTGCGGGGCGGACGTCAGCATCCAGGACGACGATGGATCGACGGCACTGATGTGCGCCTGTGAGCACGGTCATGCGGAGATTGTCAAGCTCCTGTTGGAGATGCCAGGCTGTGACGTCACCCTGGCGGACAAT